From one Humulus lupulus chromosome 8, drHumLupu1.1, whole genome shotgun sequence genomic stretch:
- the LOC133797674 gene encoding cyclic dof factor 3-like, whose protein sequence is MSLSQSQLRDPAIKLFGRNIPLPDSNSSSETSHSDSPHSQLMDECREEATKSEVEDTEERCCEHDSFSESNGKGNSYQNHVQGNEVTCNPEENQGDESDRSIKEKILKRPDKILPCPRCNSLETKFCYFNNYNVNQPRHFCKNCQRYWTAGGTIRNVPVGAGRRRNKHSSSQSHQETTNDSAVVVTQIDCHNVTSNQSPSFNRLPASARLDNGMGEGLKFSSDTPLCESMEAKLIIKDQKRSDIESATFRDSEELSLSSNSSNAPSSHDSSCLRIEDNSADHTHPMQCYPVPQWAYPWNPGWSVMMVGQNGSNPNPSNVGALPMVSVPGFSAPNTPFPFVPASYWGYMPSWDAQNWTQPFRYAGSRSPSSSTVNTSCSSNSSPTLGKHSRDTNMQAEEKTEQCLWVPKTLRIDDPEEAAKSSIWSTLGIKPDKNTPIMRGGIFKAFQPKSNANSHSSDADQVLQSNPAALSRSRSFKEST, encoded by the exons ATGTCACTCTCTCAATCTCAACTCAGAGATCCAGCCATTAAGCTCTTCGGTAGGAATATTCCGTTACCGGATTCCAACTCTTCTTCTGAGACCTCCCACTCCGACTCTCCGCATTCTCAACTCATG GACGAATGTCGAGAAGAAGCAACAAAATCAGAAGTAGAGGATACTGAAGAAAGGTGTTGTGAGCATGATAGTTTTTCAGAATCAAATGGGAAAGGAAACAGTTACCAAAATCATGTCCAGGGGAATGAAGTAACTTGTAACCCCGAAGAAAACCAAGGGGATGAAAGTGATAGAAGTATCAAAGAGAAGATTTTGAAAAGGCCCGACAAGATTCTTCCTTGTCCTCGCTGTAACAGCTTGGAAACAAAGTTTTGCTACTTTAACAATTACAATGTTAACCAACCAAGGCATTTTTGCAAGAACTGCCAAAGATATTGGACAGCCGGGGGTACAATTAGAAATGTTCCTGTGGGTGCTGGACGCCGCAGGAATAAGCATTCATCTTCGCAGTCTCATCAGGAAACAACAAATGATTCAGCAGTAGTAGTTACACAAATTGACTGCCATAACGTTACCAGCAATCAGTCTCCATCATTCAATAGACTTCCTGCCTCTGCCAGACTTGACAATGGGATGGGGGAAGGGCTAAAATTTAGTTCGGATACTCCTTTGTGTGAATCTATGGAAGCCAAGCTTATCATCAAAGACCAGAAGAGAAGTGATATAGAATCTGCTACTTTCAGAGATAGCGAGGAGCTATCCTTGTCCAGCAATTCCTCGAATGCCCCTTCTTCACATGATAGCAGTTGTCTGAGAATAGAAGACAACAGCGCTGATCACACACATCCAATGCAATGCTATCCTGTTCCGCAATGGGCTTATCCTTGGAACCCTGGTTGGAGTGTTATGATGGTTGGACAAAATGGAAGCAATCCCAATCCTTCTAATGTAGGTGCTTTGCCTATGGTGTCAGTTCCCGGTTTTTCAgcaccaaataccccttttccATTTGTCCCTGCCTCATATTGGGGTTACATGCCAAGCTGGGACGCCCAAAACTGGACTCAGCCGTTTAGATACGCTGGTAGCCGGTCACCTTCATCTTCCACAGTCAACACTAGCTGTTCAAGTAATAGCTCACCAACCTTGGGGAAACATTCAAGAGATACAAATATGCAGGCAGAAGAAAAAACAGAGCAGTGCCTTTGGGTACCGAAGACATTGAGAATTGATGACCCAGAGGAGGCTGCAAAAAGTTCGATATGGTCTACGTTGGGTATTAAACCTGATAAGAATACACCTATCATGAGAGGTGGTATCTTTAAAGCCTTCCAACCCAAATCAAATGCCAATTCACATTCATCGGATGCTGATCAGGTTTTACAGTCAAATCCAGCAGCTCTTTCTCGCTCTCGTTCTTTTAAGGAGAGCACGTAA
- the LOC133797677 gene encoding chlorophyll(ide) b reductase NOL, chloroplastic, whose amino-acid sequence MTMASSLNLSSSPSLSPLFSSKTHQFFCHPLLQNNPFLRYSHRYAASLTVASRLSLSRSGGSGSDQVRAQASSTEGESSVPPYNVLITGSTKGIGYALAKEFLKAGDNVVICSRSAKRVESTVQSLREEFGEQHVWGTRCDVREGQDVKDLVAFAKRNLGYIDVWINNAGSNAYSYKPLAEASDEDLIEVVTTNTLGLMICCREAIKAMLNQPRGGHIFNIDGAGSDGRPTPRFAAYGATKRSVVHLTKSLQSELQMQDVNNVVVHNLSPGMVTTDLLMSGATTKQAKFFINVLAEPAEVVAEYLVPNIRSIIAKGSMRPTYIRFLTGLKAYSQIFSRFAFGARRNKYVLEED is encoded by the exons ATGACTATGGCTTCTTCCCTCAACCTGTCTTCTTCCCCATCTCTCTCCCCACTCTTCTCCTCCAAAACCCATCAGTTTTTTTGTCACCCTCTCCTCCAAAACAACCCATTTCTTCGTTATTCCCACCGTTACGCCGCTTCTCTCACCGTTGCTTCCCGCCTCAGCTTGAGCAGGTCCGGTGGCTCTGGTTCTGATCAGGTCAGAGCCCAAGCCTCTTCCACAGAAGGAGAATCATCGGTGCCTCCTTACAACGTGCTCATTACAGGTTCAACCAAAG GTATAGGATATGCTCTTGCGAAAGAGTTTTTGAAAGCAGGTGATAATGTTGTGATTTGCTCAAGATCAG CAAAGAGAGTGGAATCTACTGTACAGAGCTTAAGGGAAGAATTTGGGGAGCAGCATGTGTGG GGTACTCGATGTGATGTTAGAGAAGGCCAGGATGTCAAGGATCTAGTTGCCTTTGCCAAAAGAAATTTAGGCTACATTGATGTTTGG ATAAATAATGCAGGATCAAATGCATATAGTTATAAACCACTGGCTGAGGCATCAGATGAAGACCTCAT TGAAGTTGTCACTACCAATACCCTTGGTTTGATGATCTGTTGCCGAGAG GCAATTAAGGCAATGTTGAACCAGCCTCGAGGGGGGCATATCTTCAACATTGATGGAGCAGGTTCGGACGGAAGACCAACTCCAAG ATTTGCTGCATATGGGGCAACAAAACGCAGTGTGGTACATTTAACAAAATCATTACAG TCAGAATTGCAAATGCAAGATGTGAACAACGTGGTTGTACATAATTTGTCG CCAGGAATGGTGACCACTGATCTTCTCATGTCTGGTGCTACTACGAAGCAg GCCAAGTTTTTCATCAATGTTTTAGCAGAACCAGCTGAAGTG GTTGCAGAATACCTTGTTCCAAACATAAGGTCCATCATTGCCAAGGGATCTATGAGGCCTACTTATATTCGTTTCCTCACGGGGTTGAAAGCTTACTCTCAAATATTTTCA AGATTTGCTTTTGGTGCTAGAAGAAATAAATATGTGCTAGAAGAAGATTGA
- the LOC133797676 gene encoding probable inactive leucine-rich repeat receptor-like protein kinase At3g03770, with protein MAIAMEKPVFFPVLLLLPPLLMAFLLVQPSNQLDLPQSQSLLRIQQYLNFPSALDSLRNDNTDFCNIEPTSFFTVVCYENDITQLHIIGNNDFPPLSRDFSMHSFFTALAKLTTLKVLSLVSLGLWGPLPGSIGHLSSLEILNVSSNYIHGAIPTQLLHLRNLQTIVLDHNNFSGPVPFWLNSLPMLTVLSLKHNLLTGSLPNSLGTLRNLRVLTLSENNFSGSIPDFRKLTNLQILDLEDNQFGPYFPYLPRKLVTLKLRKNRFRLGISANITSFYLLQKLDISMNRFVGPFIPSLLSLPSISYLDISENKFTGVLSENMTCSSGLAFVNLSSNYLVGKLPSCLILPPENGVVLYSGNCLLNDHGHDNDLEQQQHPVEFCHKEALAVAVIPRREKPKTPNNKPVLAPTLACGIVGAIAAVGVVSILVKKKYGKYTPKKPSTTLITERVSTVNTAQLLSNAKHISETMKLGASLPAYRTFSLEELMEATNNFDPSTLMGESPNGQMYRGKLCDGTLVTIRSLEMKKRRSPQAYTHDLEMISKLRHCHLTSALGHCLECQLDDSGVSRVFLVFEFSPNGTLRDCISATQGQKLNWTQRIAAAIGVAKGVQFLHTGIVPGVYSNNLKITNVMLDHNLHVKIGSYNLPLVAENRGMVGNVVSSTTKGSAQDRVKHEDKNDVFDIGIILLEIILGRPVMFYDEVGSLKDLMRVSITTDDTGRRSITDPAVHKQCSNESLMTMMEICVRCLSSEPAERPSIEDILWTLQFAAQVQNSGRGDSMNSHESLGALS; from the exons ATGGCAATAGCAATGGAAAAACCAGTCTTTTTtcctgttcttcttcttcttcctcctctgtTAATGGCTTTTCTTTTAGTCCAACCTTCAAACCAACTAGACCTCCCTCAGTCTCAATCCCTTCTCAGAATCCAACAGTATCTCAACTTTCCCTCTGCTCTAGACAGCTTGAGAAACGACAACACAGACTTCTGCAACATTGAGCCAACCTCATTCTTCACTGTCGTTTGTTATGAGAACGACATAACTCAGCTCCACATTATCGGTAACAATGACTTCCCTCCTCTTTCTCGAGATTTCTCCATGCATTCTTTCTTTACTGCTCTGGCCAAGCTCACCACGTTGAAGGTTCTCTCCTTGGTCTCTCTCGGTCTTTGGGGCCCATTGCCTGGTAGTATAGGCCATTTATCTTCGTTGGAGATTCTCAATGTTAGCTCAAACTACATCCATGGCGCCATTCCCACACAGCTTCTCCATTTGAGAAATCTTCAGACTATTGTACTCGACCACAATAACTTTTCTGGGCCTGTCCCATTTTGGCTCAACTCACTCCCAATGCTGACTGTTCTGAGTTTGAAGCACAATTTGCTAACTGGGTCTCTCCCAAATTCATTGGGGACCTTAAGGAATCTCCGGGTTCTCACTCTATCAGAGAATAACTTTTCTGGGTCAATCCCCGACTTTAGAAAATTAACAAACTTGCAGATTCTTGATCTTGAAGATAACCAGTTTGGACCTTACTTTCCATATTTGCCCAGAAAATTAGTCACACTTAAGCTCAGAAAGAACAGGTTTCGCTTAGGCATCTCTGCTAATATAACCTCATTTTATCTGCTTCAGAAGCTTGACATTTCCATGAATAGATTCGTGGGGCCATTCATTCCATCTTTGTTGTCCCTGCCTTCAATTTCCTACCTTGATATTTCAGAAAACAAGTTCACCGGAGTGCTCTCCGAGAATATGACTTGTAGTTCTGGTCTTGCTTTTGTGAATTTGTCCTCAAATTACTTGGTGGGCAAGCTACCTTCTTGTCTGATTTTGCCTCCGGAGAACGGCGTCGTTTTGTATTCCGGAAACTGTTTGTTGAATGATCACGGTCATGATAATGATCTGGAACAACAGCAGCACCCTGTTGAGTTCTGCCATAAGGAAGCTCTGGCTGTGGCAGTGATACCAAGAAGAGAGAAGCCCAAGACTCCAAATAATAAACCAGTTCTAGCACCTACTTTGGCTTGTGGGATAGTTGGTGCGATAGCGGCTGTTGGTGTGGTTTCCATTCTTGTTAAGAAAAAATATGGCAAGTACACTCCGAAAAAACCTTCTACAACGTTGATTACAGAGAGAGTTTCAACAGTGAACACAGCTCAACTACTTTCAAATGCTA AACATATATCAGAGACAATGAAGTTGGGAGCTTCACTTCCTGCTTATAGAACTTTCTCTTTGGAGGAGCTCATGGAAGCTACTAATAACTTCGACCCTTCAACTTTGATGGGTGAAAGTCCAAACGGTCAG ATGTACAGGGGCAAGCTCTGTGATGGAACACTCGTCACGATTAGAAGCTTGGAAATGAAAAAAAGGCGCAGTCCACAGGCCTACACTCACGATCTTGAGATGATTTCGAAACTAAGACATTGCCATTTAACTAGTGCTCTAGGACACTGCTTGGAGTGCCAACTTGATGATTCAGGTGTCAGCAGAGTTTTTCTTGTCTTTGAGTTTTCTCCCAATGGAACTCTAAGAGATTGCATCTCAG CTACTCAAGGGCAGAAACTCAATTGGACACAGAGAATTGCAGCTGCTATCGGAGTTGCAAAAGGCGTTCAGTTTCTGCACACCGGGATTGTTCCTGGAGTGTACTCGAATAATCTGAAGATAACAAATGTCATGTTGGATCATAATCTTCATGTGAAGATCGGTAGTTATAACCTTCCACTTGTAGCTGAAAACAGAGGAATG GTGGGAAATGTAGTTTCTTCCACAACAAAAGGAAGTGCTCAAGATAG GGTGAAGCATGAGGATAAGAATGATGTCTTTGACATAGGAATTATCTTACTAGAGATCATTCTGGGAAGGCCTGTCATGTTCTACGATGAAGTTGGTTCTCTAAAAGACCTT ATGAGAGTAAGCATAACAACCGACGATACCGGTAGAAGGAGCATCACTGATCCAGCAGTGCACAAACAATGCTCCAATGAATCACTGATGACAATGATGGAGATATGTGTGAGGTGTCTGTCGAGTGAGCCCGCTGAAAGGCCTTCCATTGAAGATATTCTTTGGACTCTGCAATTTGCAGCTCAGGTTCAGAACTCAGGGCGAGGAGACTCCATGAACAGCCACGAGTCACTTGGAGCACTGTCCTGA